Proteins encoded together in one Deinococcus sp. Marseille-Q6407 window:
- a CDS encoding cytochrome b, producing MNQWLDERLNISRLNDKFLRKAFPVHHTFFIGEITLFSLIILILTGIILALSFEPSNAMVVNSFDPGSPDKPNLIPAAYHSALKINAMPFGDMFRRIHHWSANIMVAAAVLHMMRIYFTGAYKKPRELNWWIGMLLLIFAALTAVTGYALPYDNYAYNTLKVINAITASVPWVGPWLAEFAFAGRFPGEGLIPRFYGYHIMLLPGILLALTAAHMLIMIKQKHTQPQYAKRIAYKKIVGVPLITQQTPIMLMLALLFAAIVILFSSFVPVHPVQHYGPPSSQPIEGIKPDWYLLWVFGLLAIIPNTFSFEFLGGDFSAEFFGALVIPTLVLGLMFAVPMLDKSDDNLYYAENPTDHPHRLAAGIAFLTLLIVWSVAGYKGELVANGYLSTERANLVLWALSVIVPAITYALTLAYVAGIRRLRRADQQEQQRALVYGHDD from the coding sequence ATGAACCAGTGGTTAGACGAGCGTCTGAATATCTCGCGCCTGAACGACAAGTTCCTGCGCAAAGCCTTTCCGGTTCACCACACCTTCTTTATCGGGGAGATCACGCTGTTCAGCCTGATCATCCTGATTCTGACGGGGATCATCCTGGCGCTGTCGTTCGAGCCCAGCAATGCGATGGTGGTGAACTCCTTCGACCCGGGCAGCCCGGACAAGCCCAACCTGATTCCAGCCGCCTATCACTCGGCCCTGAAGATCAATGCCATGCCCTTCGGCGACATGTTCCGCCGCATTCACCACTGGAGCGCCAACATCATGGTGGCCGCTGCCGTGCTGCACATGATGCGCATCTACTTCACCGGCGCCTACAAAAAGCCGCGCGAACTGAACTGGTGGATCGGCATGCTGCTGCTGATCTTTGCCGCGCTGACCGCTGTGACCGGCTACGCTCTGCCGTACGACAACTACGCTTACAACACCCTCAAGGTGATCAACGCGATCACCGCCTCGGTGCCCTGGGTCGGTCCCTGGCTGGCTGAGTTCGCCTTTGCAGGCCGCTTCCCCGGTGAAGGTTTGATTCCCCGCTTCTACGGCTACCACATCATGCTGCTGCCCGGCATTCTACTGGCCCTGACGGCCGCGCACATGCTGATCATGATCAAGCAGAAGCACACCCAGCCGCAGTACGCCAAGCGCATCGCCTACAAAAAGATTGTCGGTGTGCCGCTGATCACTCAGCAGACACCCATCATGCTGATGCTGGCGCTGTTGTTCGCCGCCATCGTGATTCTGTTCAGCTCCTTTGTGCCGGTACACCCGGTCCAGCACTACGGCCCGCCCAGCTCGCAGCCGATTGAAGGCATCAAGCCTGACTGGTACCTGCTGTGGGTCTTCGGCCTGCTGGCGATCATCCCCAACACCTTTAGCTTTGAATTCCTGGGCGGTGACTTCAGCGCCGAGTTCTTTGGTGCTCTGGTAATCCCCACGCTGGTGCTGGGTCTGATGTTTGCAGTGCCGATGCTCGATAAGAGCGACGACAACCTCTACTACGCCGAGAACCCCACCGATCATCCCCACCGTCTGGCCGCTGGGATCGCTTTCCTGACCCTCCTGATCGTCTGGTCGGTGGCCGGCTATAAGGGTGAACTGGTGGCCAACGGCTATCTGTCCACTGAGCGCGCCAACCTGGTGCTGTGGGCGCTGAGCGTGATCGTGCCTGCCATCACCTACGCGCTGACCCTGGCTTACGTGGCCGGTATCCGCCGTCTGCGCCGGGCCGATCAGCAGGAGCAGCAGCGTGCCCTGGTCTACGGTCACGACGACTGA
- a CDS encoding S-ribosylhomocysteine lyase, with amino-acid sequence MTQNSPERTAVKGKVESFELDHTKVKAPYVRLAGTQTTPRGDTISKYDLRLLQPNQDALPTGALHTLEHLLVTGLRGRLDNVVDVSPMGCRTGFYMAVIDEPQPEKIMQVFQEALADVSTYTSVPGRSELECGNARDHDLEGAKRYAAQVLDQGLHVQDTIYLER; translated from the coding sequence ATGACCCAGAACTCTCCCGAACGCACCGCCGTCAAAGGCAAGGTGGAATCCTTCGAGCTCGACCACACCAAGGTCAAAGCGCCCTACGTGCGCCTGGCCGGCACCCAGACCACGCCGCGCGGCGATACCATCAGCAAGTATGACCTGCGGCTGCTGCAGCCCAACCAGGACGCCCTGCCCACCGGCGCCCTGCATACCCTGGAACACCTGCTGGTCACCGGCCTGCGCGGCCGCCTGGACAATGTGGTTGACGTCTCCCCGATGGGCTGCCGCACCGGCTTTTACATGGCGGTAATCGACGAACCACAGCCCGAGAAAATCATGCAGGTCTTCCAGGAGGCTCTGGCGGATGTCAGCACCTACACCTCGGTGCCCGGCCGCTCCGAACTGGAATGTGGCAACGCCCGCGACCACGACCTTGAAGGCGCCAAGCGCTACGCCGCCCAGGTGCTGGACCAGGGCCTGCACGTTCAGGACACCATTTACCTCGAACGCTGA
- a CDS encoding ubiquinol-cytochrome c reductase iron-sulfur subunit, with protein sequence MTRYKVKDPELTRRRFINMAMGTTATVGTLSLLGTLGGAHPMYRMTADKKPPMEGDILVHAAPEKEGTPITMADLSDKQVQAWPMGKDDKGNKVIRKGEPNNLLVLYKFASGELSGETDIKSTIDGQVVAYSDICSHAGCPVPDAKDGNGMRCPCHSGQYQPKQGGIVVGGPPPHKLAQLPIVAEGDNIKVAGFFLTPPYPYTDEAAWEATKETAKGA encoded by the coding sequence ATGACCCGATACAAGGTAAAAGACCCCGAACTGACCCGCCGCCGGTTCATCAACATGGCCATGGGCACCACGGCAACCGTGGGCACCCTCAGCCTGCTGGGAACCCTGGGCGGCGCCCACCCCATGTACCGCATGACCGCCGACAAGAAGCCTCCGATGGAAGGTGACATCCTGGTGCATGCGGCGCCCGAAAAGGAAGGCACTCCCATCACGATGGCCGACCTGAGCGACAAGCAGGTGCAGGCCTGGCCGATGGGCAAGGACGACAAGGGCAACAAGGTGATCCGCAAGGGTGAGCCCAACAACCTGCTGGTGCTCTACAAGTTTGCGTCCGGCGAGCTGAGTGGCGAGACGGATATCAAATCGACCATTGACGGCCAGGTGGTGGCCTACAGCGATATCTGCAGCCACGCCGGCTGCCCGGTGCCCGACGCCAAGGACGGCAACGGCATGCGCTGCCCCTGCCACTCGGGCCAGTACCAGCCCAAGCAGGGCGGCATCGTGGTGGGCGGTCCGCCTCCCCACAAACTGGCCCAGCTGCCGATCGTGGCGGAAGGCGACAACATCAAGGTGGCTGGCTTCTTCTTGACTCCGCCCTATCCCTACACGGACGAAGCTGCTTGGGAAGCCACCAAGGAAACCGCTAAGGGAGCCTGA
- a CDS encoding sigma 54-interacting transcriptional regulator, producing MTPPNPQTLGELLQLPEYAGRKPFDGQTLSVQDEVRRNLTRKLRAGEPLFEGVVGYEETVIPQLINALLARQNFILLGLRGQAKSRILRAITTLLDDYVPVIAGMDFADDPLNPITAEGRERVEQEGNDLPLRWMPREERYVEKLATPDVTVADLIGDVDPIKAARLGTSLGDSRSMHYGLLPRANRGIFAINELADLSPKVQVALFNILQEGDVQIKGFPVRLELDVMLVFSANPEDYTARGKIVTPLKDRIGSEIRTHYPRDVRQGMDITAQEADRQPEVQVPDFVAELIEEIAFQAREDGRIDKLSGVSQRLPISLLELAAANAERRSLVTGAAPVVRVSDIYAGLPAITGKMELEYEGELKGAENVAKDLIRKAAGAVYGRRFASLSTAALEEWFEQGNVFRFPQSGLAQDISASLNEVPDLADLTTAVAESSDADMQASAAEFVLEGLYGRKKLSRAEELYAAPEPELKMGRGGRWN from the coding sequence ATGACACCACCTAATCCACAGACCCTCGGAGAACTGCTGCAACTGCCTGAATACGCCGGCAGAAAGCCTTTTGACGGGCAAACCCTTTCCGTCCAGGACGAAGTTCGCAGGAACCTGACACGTAAGCTCAGAGCCGGCGAGCCGCTGTTTGAAGGCGTGGTCGGCTACGAGGAAACGGTGATTCCCCAGCTGATCAACGCGCTGCTGGCACGGCAGAACTTTATTCTGCTGGGGCTACGCGGCCAGGCCAAGAGCCGTATTCTGCGGGCCATTACGACCCTGCTGGACGACTACGTACCGGTGATTGCCGGAATGGACTTTGCAGACGATCCGCTGAACCCAATTACCGCTGAAGGCCGCGAACGGGTAGAGCAGGAAGGCAACGACCTGCCGCTGCGCTGGATGCCCCGCGAAGAGCGCTACGTAGAAAAGCTGGCGACGCCCGATGTGACGGTGGCCGACCTGATCGGGGACGTGGACCCCATCAAGGCAGCCCGCCTGGGCACCAGCCTGGGTGACAGCCGCTCGATGCACTACGGCCTGCTCCCACGGGCCAACCGCGGCATCTTTGCGATCAACGAGCTGGCCGACCTCTCGCCCAAGGTGCAGGTGGCACTCTTTAACATCCTTCAAGAAGGCGACGTTCAGATCAAAGGCTTCCCGGTTCGTCTGGAGCTGGACGTGATGCTGGTCTTCAGCGCCAACCCCGAGGACTACACTGCCCGCGGCAAGATCGTCACTCCCCTGAAAGACCGCATCGGCAGCGAGATCCGGACCCACTACCCCCGCGACGTGCGGCAGGGTATGGACATTACCGCCCAGGAAGCTGACCGGCAGCCGGAAGTCCAGGTGCCCGACTTTGTGGCGGAACTGATTGAGGAGATCGCTTTCCAGGCCCGTGAGGATGGCCGGATCGACAAGCTCAGTGGCGTTTCGCAGCGTCTGCCTATCAGCCTGCTGGAGCTGGCGGCGGCCAACGCCGAGCGCCGCTCGCTGGTGACTGGAGCTGCGCCGGTGGTGCGGGTCAGTGATATCTACGCTGGTCTGCCGGCCATTACCGGCAAGATGGAGCTAGAATACGAGGGCGAACTGAAGGGCGCAGAGAATGTGGCAAAGGACCTGATTCGTAAGGCCGCCGGTGCCGTCTACGGGCGCCGCTTCGCCAGCCTCAGTACCGCAGCGCTTGAAGAGTGGTTTGAGCAGGGTAATGTCTTCCGCTTTCCGCAAAGTGGGCTGGCCCAAGACATCTCCGCCTCGCTGAACGAAGTGCCGGACCTGGCCGACCTGACCACAGCAGTGGCAGAAAGCAGTGATGCCGACATGCAGGCCAGCGCCGCCGAGTTCGTTCTGGAAGGTCTGTATGGCCGCAAGAAACTGAGCCGCGCCGAGGAGCTGTACGCTGCGCCCGAGCCCGAGCTGAAGATGGGCCGGGGCGGCCGCTGGAACTGA
- a CDS encoding c-type cytochrome, with product MPLVAIFFAALFGVITLFLFNAATAPEPVEVDPAVMASIETEWPKSGPKLFETNCSGCHGAAGQGGAGPKLAGNTKITGDPAYVYSMVHKGKGGMPSFEGVLKEDEIYAVANYVLHSWGNDIPEPLSPALVAKGASEIDPEVLKERGRLVPEGIALPEIFFLSFTMLLLTYGLVGLYSYWAEGSELKPGIHKVRASPVATLLMVVTLMASLLFSVLFARQMMADYAAWSANVTPNVTREGLWAGLLVLSLALAVGLYKKFFMDGEVLVEDASGEFPW from the coding sequence ATGCCCCTGGTCGCAATCTTTTTTGCGGCCCTGTTTGGGGTCATCACACTCTTTTTGTTTAACGCTGCCACCGCCCCCGAACCGGTTGAGGTGGACCCCGCCGTCATGGCCAGCATCGAGACCGAGTGGCCGAAGTCCGGCCCCAAACTCTTCGAGACCAACTGCTCAGGCTGCCACGGCGCGGCCGGTCAGGGTGGCGCTGGTCCGAAACTGGCCGGCAACACCAAGATCACCGGCGACCCGGCCTACGTCTACAGCATGGTCCACAAGGGCAAAGGCGGCATGCCGTCCTTTGAGGGCGTCCTGAAGGAAGACGAGATCTACGCCGTCGCCAACTACGTCCTGCATTCCTGGGGCAACGATATCCCCGAGCCGCTCAGCCCGGCTCTGGTGGCCAAGGGCGCCAGCGAGATTGACCCTGAAGTGCTCAAGGAACGCGGCCGCCTGGTTCCCGAAGGCATCGCGCTGCCTGAAATCTTCTTCCTGTCCTTCACCATGCTGCTGCTGACCTACGGTCTGGTCGGTCTGTACTCGTACTGGGCCGAAGGTTCCGAGCTGAAGCCCGGCATTCACAAGGTGCGAGCCAGCCCGGTCGCCACCCTGCTGATGGTGGTGACCCTGATGGCCAGCCTGTTGTTCAGCGTGCTGTTTGCCCGGCAGATGATGGCCGACTACGCCGCTTGGAGTGCCAACGTGACACCCAACGTGACGCGTGAAGGCCTGTGGGCTGGCCTGCTGGTGCTGAGCCTGGCGCTGGCTGTGGGCCTGTACAAGAAGTTCTTCATGGACGGCGAGGTGCTGGTCGAAGACGCCAGCGGAGAATTCCCCTGGTAA
- a CDS encoding response regulator transcription factor, whose product MIRVLLVDDHALFRQGLKSLLESEGMRVIGEAANGREALRFAADTHPDVILMDIQMPELDGVKATQNILEIDPSAKVIMITMYRQDRYVFEAVKAGARGYILKDADSTTLLDAIRRVAAGEALLNSDMAQNVLDDFRDKREELPQEKHNDLNERETMILKLLAQGFSNQDIALRLDISEKTVRNRLSEIFTKLQLNNRTQAALYAIREGIAPLE is encoded by the coding sequence ATGATTCGTGTCTTGCTGGTGGATGATCATGCGCTGTTCCGGCAGGGGCTCAAGAGCCTGCTCGAAAGCGAGGGCATGCGTGTGATCGGTGAGGCGGCCAACGGCCGCGAGGCCCTACGCTTCGCCGCCGACACCCACCCGGACGTGATCCTGATGGATATTCAGATGCCCGAACTGGACGGCGTTAAAGCTACCCAGAACATTCTGGAAATCGACCCGTCCGCCAAGGTCATCATGATCACCATGTACCGTCAGGACCGCTATGTGTTCGAAGCGGTCAAGGCGGGCGCCCGTGGTTACATTCTGAAAGATGCCGACAGTACCACTCTGCTGGACGCCATCCGCCGGGTCGCCGCCGGCGAGGCGCTGCTGAACTCCGACATGGCACAGAACGTGCTGGACGACTTCCGTGATAAGCGCGAGGAACTGCCGCAGGAAAAGCACAACGACCTCAACGAGCGTGAAACCATGATTCTCAAGCTGCTGGCCCAGGGCTTTTCCAATCAGGACATTGCCCTGCGGCTGGACATCTCGGAAAAGACGGTCCGCAACCGCCTCAGCGAGATCTTTACCAAGTTGCAGCTGAACAACCGCACTCAGGCCGCCCTCTACGCCATCCGCGAAGGAATTGCTCCCCTTGAGTAA
- the lspA gene encoding signal peptidase II, whose amino-acid sequence MRSAASAPPRRWPRWFPIALAALLIIADQALKAWAVNNLVYQAPPVPAIPLLLEWVLTFNTGAAWSMFSNSALPLAALRLLVGLGLLGYLWARPQVRWLTTVLGMIAAGAIGNAIDGLVRGQVTDMIDMPLLSLISNALHAGDFPIFNLADVYVVLGTLSLLLLSLREDRR is encoded by the coding sequence ATGCGCTCCGCTGCCTCTGCTCCCCCCCGCCGCTGGCCCCGCTGGTTTCCCATTGCGCTGGCTGCCCTACTGATCATCGCCGATCAGGCGCTGAAAGCCTGGGCGGTGAACAATCTGGTGTATCAGGCTCCGCCGGTTCCGGCGATTCCGCTGCTGCTGGAATGGGTGCTGACTTTCAACACCGGCGCGGCCTGGAGCATGTTCTCGAACTCGGCGCTGCCACTGGCCGCTCTGCGGCTGCTGGTGGGCCTGGGGCTGCTGGGCTACCTCTGGGCCCGCCCGCAGGTCCGCTGGCTCACCACGGTGCTGGGCATGATCGCCGCTGGGGCCATCGGCAACGCCATCGACGGCCTGGTCCGTGGGCAGGTCACCGACATGATCGATATGCCGCTGCTGTCACTCATCTCCAACGCGCTGCATGCTGGAGATTTCCCGATTTTCAACCTGGCAGATGTCTACGTGGTGCTGGGCACCCTGAGCCTCTTGCTGCTCAGCCTGCGCGAAGACCGCCGCTGA